A single window of Gemmatimonadaceae bacterium DNA harbors:
- a CDS encoding phospholipase D-like domain-containing protein translates to MRIESSAGDFRIKVIAGIRTILIAIDCPEPRRIGLRGFAFKREEKGSGQSAKWLRSTKVFQSLEPDPKNALDPDDASQPKRFYTNEHPIQSFIWSDYGAEPGTSYRFEVYPMYGSPGALAPETPISFEITTEKEFPSAGEHGVWFNRGAIASQKFAEEFGNLAPENIDDPEDPRVKWLSRGLLRACLRYIDDTPETHALRVAAYEFTYPPILQALKRAIERGVDVRIVYHDTTKAGGKEQAANETAIKEADMPKRTRAGKQVLFPRSKTKIPHNKFIVRLDANGDPVEVWTGSTNFTASGFLGQSNVGHWVRNADTAAEYLAYWELLRKNPDLEIARAGAFKLTPDPAALIDKESIVAVFSPRAKANLLKWYSDRVEDSASSLMFTAAFGIAKQISPALATKRKLLRFVLMEKPATETQSEEFQKDRAHLILSYGVPLGEQYRFKNGKPVARDKIKDFELVRWFLEEEHYRSKNSGFIFFVHTKFLLIDPLSDDPLVCSGSANFSSNSLLQNDENMLLIRGDTRVADIYMTEFDRLFRHFYFRDVANELAAKGNDSKSIFLDEGDGWSESYFWKDGFKSLRRQMFFENPRPAWFENAGSRKGSATKSATKSKTPKANARKKKGTKRKPGKTRSR, encoded by the coding sequence ATGAGAATCGAATCGTCGGCGGGTGATTTCCGCATCAAGGTCATTGCCGGTATTCGCACAATACTCATTGCCATCGACTGCCCTGAACCACGGCGCATCGGACTTCGGGGGTTCGCGTTCAAGCGGGAGGAGAAGGGCTCCGGGCAGTCCGCGAAATGGCTCCGTTCTACGAAAGTCTTTCAGTCGCTCGAGCCGGATCCCAAGAACGCTCTCGATCCGGATGACGCGTCGCAACCAAAACGGTTTTACACAAACGAGCATCCCATTCAGAGCTTCATCTGGAGCGATTACGGAGCCGAGCCTGGCACGAGCTATCGCTTCGAGGTCTACCCAATGTACGGGTCGCCCGGGGCACTCGCCCCCGAAACACCTATCTCATTCGAAATCACAACCGAGAAGGAATTTCCTTCTGCTGGAGAGCACGGCGTCTGGTTCAATCGGGGAGCAATAGCGAGCCAGAAATTCGCCGAGGAGTTTGGCAACTTGGCGCCCGAAAACATCGACGACCCGGAAGATCCGCGAGTTAAATGGCTGTCACGCGGCCTTCTCAGAGCATGTCTGCGTTACATCGACGATACCCCTGAGACGCATGCTCTCCGGGTAGCCGCATATGAGTTCACGTACCCGCCGATTTTGCAGGCGCTAAAACGCGCGATCGAGCGAGGGGTTGACGTCCGAATAGTCTACCACGACACGACGAAGGCTGGAGGAAAGGAGCAGGCGGCTAACGAAACCGCCATCAAAGAGGCTGACATGCCGAAGCGAACACGAGCGGGGAAACAAGTATTGTTTCCGCGATCGAAGACCAAAATACCGCATAACAAGTTCATCGTGCGTCTCGACGCCAACGGCGATCCGGTCGAAGTCTGGACAGGGTCGACGAATTTCACAGCGTCGGGATTTCTCGGTCAGAGCAATGTTGGACATTGGGTTCGCAATGCGGACACGGCTGCCGAGTATCTCGCCTACTGGGAGCTGCTCCGCAAGAATCCGGACCTCGAAATCGCGCGTGCTGGAGCTTTCAAGCTCACCCCCGATCCAGCCGCGCTGATAGACAAAGAGTCCATCGTTGCCGTCTTCTCGCCCCGCGCTAAGGCTAATCTGCTCAAATGGTACTCGGATCGAGTGGAGGACTCGGCTAGCTCGCTGATGTTCACAGCCGCCTTCGGTATCGCAAAGCAGATCAGCCCGGCGCTCGCCACAAAACGAAAGCTTCTCCGCTTCGTGCTGATGGAGAAGCCCGCGACAGAGACGCAGTCGGAGGAGTTCCAAAAGGACCGTGCGCATTTGATTCTTTCTTATGGAGTGCCGCTTGGGGAGCAGTACAGGTTCAAGAACGGCAAACCCGTTGCACGGGACAAGATCAAGGATTTCGAGCTCGTGAGATGGTTTCTGGAAGAGGAGCATTATCGCAGCAAGAACTCGGGCTTCATCTTCTTTGTCCATACGAAATTTCTGCTCATCGATCCCCTCTCCGACGATCCCCTCGTCTGCTCAGGATCGGCAAATTTCTCGTCGAACTCTCTGCTTCAAAATGATGAGAACATGCTCCTCATTCGTGGCGATACGCGGGTAGCAGACATCTATATGACTGAGTTCGACCGACTCTTCCGTCACTTTTACTTCCGCGATGTCGCGAATGAGTTGGCTGCGAAAGGAAATGACTCAAAGAGCATTTTCCTCGACGAAGGAGATGGCTGGAGCGAGAGTTATTTCTGGAAAGACGGATTCAAATCACTGCGCCGACAGATGTTCTTCGAGAATCCGCGACCAGCATGGTTCGAAAATGCAGGATCTCGCAAGGGAAGCGCGACGAAATCCGCTACGAAGAGCAAGACGCCCAAAGCCAATGCGCGCAAGAAGAAGGGAACCAAGCGTAAACCCGGAAAAACTCGAAGCCGATAA
- a CDS encoding alkaline phosphatase family protein has translation MPRIEHVFVLMLENRSFDHMLGFSGIVGVDPDGHPTVFNVGFDPAVTSNVNPVTMAPVNVATPADFQLKDIDADPGHEFEETLVSLCGNGATYSPVLGGYPAIDNSGFIQNYLDNGSTTPERIMLCYDPGQLPVLNTLASEFAVCDQWFSSLPGPTWPNRFFLLAASSGGLDGSPSKLDVVTSTTVEGYRFQNGNVFDLLDANCKRWRIFEGDDFPVSFAMKGMNLNALQGRFKDFDDFASEVNKPTFGEKFVFIEPKYGSHKFDVTGPGDFTCGNSMHPLDDVTRGERLIKKVYETIRNSPHWEHSMLIVTFDEHGGFYDHVAPGSAVPPGDLETAAYVQHGFKFDQLGVRVPTLVISPYTKRGVIDHTIYDHTSMLSTLEKLFGMAHLTNRDQAANDFLHLLPLATPRTDAPTILPPPAINPNPLSCEEDDNDSEDGLLRRRSELRIARRAGFYRDRDIAGYRLTRTQIGFLQVALLKVLQTAEYPERAQWIEDYMRIATGLDAAIFMTEAKLKVRHGMDIKRLAREGRQLNMRTKERR, from the coding sequence GTGCCGCGCATCGAGCATGTGTTCGTGCTGATGTTAGAGAACCGATCGTTCGACCACATGCTGGGCTTCAGCGGGATCGTCGGAGTGGATCCGGACGGCCACCCAACGGTGTTCAATGTCGGCTTTGATCCGGCTGTAACCAGTAACGTCAATCCGGTGACGATGGCCCCGGTCAATGTCGCCACCCCAGCGGATTTCCAACTGAAGGATATCGACGCGGATCCCGGCCACGAATTTGAGGAAACGCTTGTGTCACTTTGCGGTAACGGGGCAACGTACTCCCCAGTGCTCGGCGGGTACCCGGCGATCGACAACTCTGGTTTTATCCAGAATTACCTGGATAACGGATCAACTACGCCCGAACGCATAATGTTGTGTTACGATCCAGGGCAGCTGCCAGTACTCAACACACTTGCGAGCGAGTTCGCGGTGTGTGATCAGTGGTTTTCGTCATTGCCCGGGCCCACTTGGCCCAATCGATTCTTTTTGTTGGCGGCGAGCTCGGGGGGCCTCGACGGAAGCCCAAGTAAGCTGGATGTCGTTACTTCGACCACCGTCGAAGGTTACAGATTCCAGAACGGAAATGTGTTCGACCTGCTGGATGCCAATTGCAAACGCTGGCGGATTTTCGAGGGAGATGATTTTCCTGTAAGCTTTGCAATGAAGGGCATGAATCTCAATGCTCTTCAAGGTCGATTCAAGGATTTCGATGACTTCGCGAGTGAGGTGAACAAACCCACATTCGGCGAGAAATTCGTATTCATCGAACCCAAGTACGGCTCGCACAAGTTCGACGTTACGGGTCCCGGAGACTTTACCTGCGGCAACTCAATGCACCCGCTCGACGACGTCACGCGAGGCGAACGGTTAATCAAGAAAGTCTACGAAACGATTCGCAATTCACCACACTGGGAGCACAGCATGCTCATTGTCACGTTCGACGAGCATGGTGGGTTCTACGATCACGTAGCGCCTGGCTCCGCGGTTCCACCAGGGGACCTCGAGACCGCAGCATATGTCCAACATGGTTTCAAGTTCGATCAGCTCGGCGTGCGGGTTCCGACACTGGTGATTTCTCCTTACACCAAGCGCGGTGTGATCGATCACACGATTTACGACCACACGTCGATGTTATCTACTCTGGAGAAACTGTTTGGAATGGCGCACCTGACGAACCGCGACCAGGCAGCCAACGACTTTCTGCACCTATTGCCACTCGCGACACCCCGCACCGATGCGCCGACAATACTTCCGCCGCCAGCCATCAATCCGAACCCGCTGTCATGCGAGGAAGATGATAATGACAGCGAGGATGGCCTCTTGCGTCGGCGCTCGGAGCTGCGAATCGCCAGGCGAGCGGGTTTCTACCGGGACCGGGATATTGCAGGTTATCGCCTTACTCGGACTCAGATCGGCTTTCTGCAGGTCGCGTTACTGAAAGTGTTGCAGACCGCCGAGTACCCCGAACGCGCGCAGTGGATCGAAGATTACATGAGGATCGCCACCGGACTGGACGCAGCGATTTTCATGACTGAGGCGAAGTTGAAGGTCAGGCATGGAATGGATATCAAGCGACTCGCTCGCGAGGGTCGGCAGCTAAACATGCGGACGAAAGAGCGGCGATGA
- a CDS encoding carboxypeptidase-like regulatory domain-containing protein, whose protein sequence is MATLSGSVLLRGTKQSIPEVSVVLTKGRTTVEKTVTDAGGSFGFKSVTEGSKYVIRVTGSGIKPVSTDPFDVRGNMKRIIEVDVSTVTTQTTATTSTSTTTFTDTRTIMGTTLTSATTDTSSSTATSATSATTATSATTATVAPSPSSATSATTATVAPSPSSTTSATTATVAPSPSSGPPAGGTSFDDLLSLVSENKYDPNPAVNIDEARQFRRLYTIGNYSLARVSGAIAALNTLLNTSTPPGSSGQTSTLPLISKQALIDKHQATIDSILARASDNTRTEADLQMAIRGQFDLGTGAVPNVNVAFKGLFRDFVGLCANDLLAVDPQAVAVTDLTEQQKKEELINFLKRTKRALLRLVENMSIAGTLGSGSLVDKWSRVFKDSIDVLGDVGQFVGDDDNDRRHVWSIVAELNRVSKAANDAYVVHAREGGLMLNDAVDAYQLLSTKGDLTKEGTSHLRDFFFDAAKYDIHGETISTRLRRNALLIQENWIAAWG, encoded by the coding sequence ATGGCAACGCTGAGCGGTTCTGTCCTCCTCCGGGGAACGAAGCAGAGCATTCCCGAAGTCAGCGTGGTTCTCACGAAGGGGAGGACCACGGTTGAAAAAACCGTTACCGATGCGGGAGGCAGCTTCGGGTTCAAGAGCGTCACGGAGGGATCCAAATACGTCATTCGCGTCACGGGCAGCGGCATTAAGCCGGTGAGCACCGATCCCTTCGACGTGCGCGGCAACATGAAACGAATCATTGAAGTAGACGTCAGCACCGTCACTACTCAGACCACGGCGACCACCAGCACCTCAACCACAACGTTCACCGACACGAGGACCATCATGGGCACCACACTGACTTCCGCCACGACCGACACCTCATCCAGCACGGCGACGTCGGCGACGTCCGCCACTACGGCAACGAGTGCAACGACGGCCACCGTCGCACCGAGCCCGTCGTCTGCAACGAGTGCAACGACGGCCACCGTCGCACCGAGCCCATCGTCTACAACGAGTGCAACAACGGCCACCGTCGCACCGAGCCCATCGTCCGGTCCGCCGGCCGGCGGCACGTCGTTCGACGACTTGCTCTCGCTCGTCAGCGAAAACAAGTACGATCCGAATCCAGCTGTCAACATCGACGAAGCGCGCCAATTCCGCCGTCTCTACACAATCGGCAACTACTCGCTCGCCCGTGTCAGCGGCGCCATCGCTGCGCTCAACACGCTCCTCAATACCTCCACCCCGCCCGGAAGTAGCGGTCAGACATCGACGCTCCCGCTGATCAGCAAGCAGGCTTTGATCGACAAGCACCAGGCGACGATCGACAGCATTCTTGCGCGTGCATCCGACAATACCCGGACGGAAGCCGATCTCCAGATGGCCATTCGCGGCCAGTTTGATCTCGGAACGGGCGCGGTACCAAACGTTAACGTCGCGTTCAAGGGACTCTTCCGCGATTTCGTCGGGCTCTGCGCGAACGACCTTCTCGCCGTCGATCCACAGGCCGTGGCGGTCACCGATCTCACCGAGCAGCAGAAGAAGGAAGAGCTGATCAACTTCCTCAAGCGCACGAAGCGCGCGCTGTTGCGCCTCGTCGAGAACATGAGCATCGCCGGCACGCTCGGCAGCGGGTCGCTGGTCGACAAGTGGTCCCGCGTGTTCAAGGACTCCATCGACGTGCTCGGCGACGTGGGGCAATTCGTCGGAGACGACGACAACGATCGCCGTCATGTCTGGTCGATCGTCGCAGAGCTCAACCGCGTTTCGAAAGCTGCGAACGACGCGTACGTCGTGCACGCACGTGAAGGCGGCCTGATGCTCAACGATGCCGTCGACGCCTATCAGCTTCTCAGCACGAAGGGCGACCTTACGAAGGAAGGCACGTCGCATTTGCGCGATTTCTTCTTCGACGCTGCGAAGTACGACATTCATGGCGAGACAATTTCGACGCGTCTGCGGCGGAATGCCTTGCTCATTCAGGAAAACTGGATCGCTGCGTGGGGTTGA
- a CDS encoding DUF6345 domain-containing protein, with protein MNTAIVSWSAKFLSRFPQIVAANVLVACIAGAASAQRTYYIDESTDFTGNGCQNIDLNDVTSSLRNSLNSNGWSGQRWTNVSAWPQDYYESTMSGLSGVDNLYGDNALLTVYAGHGNRALFQFGFMRNNRCLVVLDAQARLGLQGGARGVYAMHVTSCTLNLGSLSRNFNHEVRQQFGYHNSPSVKDDQPRDFFEATEDKTNAQAWIDEMEDRPGWFTGDNSPVVLTFGLDSNHADWVRNTAKLRGGRLLYTPPKPWAWFNWIMYDHGDNGC; from the coding sequence ATGAACACCGCTATAGTGTCGTGGTCCGCAAAGTTCTTGTCTCGATTTCCGCAAATCGTTGCCGCAAACGTCTTGGTAGCTTGTATTGCCGGAGCAGCGTCAGCCCAACGCACGTATTACATCGACGAATCAACGGATTTCACAGGAAACGGCTGTCAAAACATCGACTTGAATGATGTCACCTCGAGCTTGCGAAATTCGCTGAACTCGAATGGCTGGTCAGGCCAGCGGTGGACAAATGTTAGCGCGTGGCCCCAGGACTATTACGAATCGACCATGTCGGGGTTGTCCGGTGTAGATAATCTCTATGGCGACAATGCACTGCTCACAGTTTACGCCGGACACGGTAACAGGGCGCTATTCCAGTTCGGCTTCATGCGCAACAACCGCTGCCTGGTCGTATTGGATGCGCAAGCACGGCTCGGCTTGCAAGGCGGTGCCCGCGGAGTCTACGCGATGCATGTGACGAGCTGCACTCTCAACCTGGGCTCGCTTAGCAGGAACTTTAACCACGAGGTTCGGCAGCAGTTCGGCTATCACAATTCGCCATCGGTGAAGGATGACCAGCCGCGCGACTTCTTCGAGGCGACGGAGGACAAGACGAACGCACAGGCGTGGATTGATGAAATGGAAGACCGTCCCGGCTGGTTTACCGGTGACAACTCACCGGTCGTGCTCACATTTGGCTTGGACTCGAACCACGCCGATTGGGTCCGCAACACCGCGAAACTACGAGGCGGTCGACTACTGTACACACCACCTAAGCCATGGGCTTGGTTCAACTGGATAATGTACGATCACGGCGACAATGGATGCTGA
- a CDS encoding PKD domain-containing protein, with translation MALIDSATGKTVDRLITDLSGRFTFWGVRPGVYRICWSKTGFVTGCFSRYVPVTTLPVTLGWISVSVEPKGQSTAVYGSVNMRGGNLRTFVPMIGVNSYARVYLVDLNGATLDSAYVNNYGDYVLPRVPTNRMLRLDARVEGARVERTMVPEFLASSGIHQVNLTFINYLPRFTNVLASIGGARVRTAAPGATIALSASAGDADGDPVSYNWRVLQGGGTLSAKTGANVSWTLPNQPGLFRVDVVAADGRGGYARQYTLVSTAGNGVAFSGHVNESNVPALQGAEVEVNGVRTTTSASGYFQVRVHESSRYVFNVRKPGYKLLSQIYQDAVEGGAWTLTKGTVQTVDPTQPIDVTDGRKFQRCGTILTRIRFDSGSVALRPVREDENGYVIQARKDREPVRNRENPRTPCGPGMRLQIPANSLADANGNAPSGPVNVTLYTTDLRTPFDMPGDYTVLDAGSTKVMESYGAGHIQITQGGTTYNLKSGATATLTLPIDPVQLASSDPKPSTIPLLTYDEKNGVWLPDGTLTRSGNNYVGTIKHLSDFNSDLVKTNQACIRIFSGDPGAGLTPLPAQYNIEITVPLGTAAPRFFSRLVANTAPNFHAFYNLPTNTDVTMAVYSTDPPPNTKLYGTFVVNTGGPQNPTSPNQPAPNYGACQGSVVLFDATQPVPGVDAFLHGLYSFEAANLTELAISNPALEAQFETASANYYQQIDPRGLRSTYAAFLSKHGFQPGNHDSATYVNAVDLAFGREMHCKRTPASDGLAEDIACYVTNYGQANGSNADDDADFINTANRTNAFATVAMEYSRIENPSGDANEFDPNDHDRVVKFYVYNQPAGALVTKADLDGRGARPVPQLCMVCHGGEYPSGFAQGVPTFNNKASVKMGSVFIPFDLRALRIVDGVVVNGATPYDKANQQAAFKALNQTHVLGTSPGAAITDMINNMYTGAATVQSENYVVSGWQANAGQQAMYTNVVAASCRMCHASRPEPAVAPFGLDLRFASASAFTGLGGSVPSRVCTQRVMPHALATYNRFWQSLNPHQPGQLKAFGDAQVTGGYGNDCVTFVGTPPSPPGVVTFGPDVQPILSSNCAFSGCHAGASPKAGLDMSAGVAYGNLVNRLATELGSMNRVTPGNTAQSYLIHKLNGTQVAAGGSGVRMPPGGPLSAAELQIIIKWVQDGAPP, from the coding sequence CCGGAAAAACCGTCGACCGATTGATCACTGATTTGAGCGGACGATTCACTTTCTGGGGCGTTCGACCCGGCGTCTATCGAATTTGCTGGAGCAAAACCGGATTCGTCACCGGCTGTTTCTCCCGGTACGTTCCGGTTACGACTCTTCCGGTGACCCTGGGTTGGATCTCCGTTTCCGTCGAGCCGAAGGGTCAAAGCACCGCCGTGTATGGTTCCGTAAATATGCGCGGTGGTAACCTGCGCACCTTCGTCCCAATGATCGGCGTGAACTCTTACGCCCGGGTCTATCTGGTCGACCTCAATGGGGCCACGCTCGACAGTGCGTACGTAAACAATTATGGCGACTACGTTCTCCCCCGCGTTCCAACGAATCGTATGCTTCGATTGGACGCTCGGGTTGAAGGCGCGCGAGTAGAGCGAACGATGGTGCCGGAATTCTTGGCATCCTCGGGCATTCACCAAGTCAATCTGACTTTCATCAACTACCTGCCCCGATTCACAAACGTCCTCGCTTCGATCGGCGGCGCCCGGGTCCGCACCGCCGCACCGGGAGCCACCATTGCGCTCTCAGCATCGGCAGGCGACGCCGATGGAGATCCGGTGTCATACAATTGGCGAGTGCTCCAAGGAGGTGGAACGCTCAGCGCGAAGACTGGGGCGAACGTGTCATGGACACTTCCGAATCAGCCGGGGCTTTTCCGCGTTGATGTCGTTGCAGCGGATGGACGCGGAGGCTACGCGCGGCAGTACACTCTCGTTTCCACGGCGGGGAACGGCGTGGCATTCTCGGGTCACGTAAACGAATCGAATGTCCCTGCGCTTCAAGGCGCGGAAGTCGAAGTCAATGGAGTGAGGACGACAACCAGTGCGTCCGGCTACTTCCAGGTGAGAGTGCACGAGAGCAGCCGGTACGTTTTCAACGTCAGAAAGCCGGGATATAAGCTGCTTTCCCAGATTTATCAGGATGCGGTCGAGGGCGGTGCCTGGACTCTAACCAAAGGCACGGTTCAAACTGTCGATCCAACTCAACCGATCGACGTAACCGACGGTCGAAAGTTCCAGCGCTGCGGCACCATTCTCACTCGGATCCGATTCGACTCCGGAAGCGTGGCGTTGCGTCCCGTGCGCGAAGATGAAAACGGTTACGTGATTCAGGCACGCAAGGATCGCGAGCCGGTTCGTAATCGCGAAAACCCGAGAACGCCGTGCGGCCCGGGAATGCGACTGCAGATACCGGCTAATTCGCTGGCGGATGCGAATGGCAACGCACCATCCGGCCCGGTCAACGTGACACTCTATACAACCGATCTGAGAACACCGTTCGACATGCCGGGCGACTACACTGTTCTGGATGCCGGCTCGACAAAAGTGATGGAGAGTTATGGAGCCGGTCACATCCAGATAACTCAAGGCGGCACGACATACAATCTCAAGTCGGGCGCGACGGCTACTCTGACGCTTCCAATCGATCCGGTCCAGCTTGCGTCAAGTGATCCGAAGCCGAGTACGATTCCACTGCTGACGTATGATGAAAAGAATGGTGTGTGGCTGCCGGATGGAACGCTGACTCGCTCGGGCAATAACTACGTCGGCACGATAAAGCACCTGTCCGATTTCAATTCCGATCTGGTGAAGACCAACCAGGCATGCATTCGTATTTTCAGCGGCGATCCCGGCGCCGGACTCACGCCACTTCCAGCTCAGTACAACATCGAGATCACCGTACCGCTGGGTACTGCTGCGCCGCGTTTCTTCAGCCGGCTCGTCGCGAACACCGCGCCGAACTTTCACGCCTTCTATAATCTTCCGACGAACACCGACGTGACGATGGCGGTTTACTCGACTGACCCGCCGCCGAACACGAAGCTGTACGGAACGTTCGTCGTCAACACCGGCGGCCCGCAGAATCCGACGAGTCCGAATCAACCGGCGCCCAACTATGGCGCTTGCCAAGGGTCAGTCGTGCTCTTCGACGCCACCCAACCGGTGCCCGGTGTCGACGCATTCCTCCATGGTCTCTACAGCTTCGAGGCAGCAAACCTCACGGAGTTGGCGATTTCCAATCCGGCTCTCGAAGCGCAGTTCGAAACGGCGTCCGCGAATTACTACCAGCAGATAGATCCCCGTGGCTTGCGGAGCACTTACGCGGCGTTCCTCTCGAAGCATGGATTCCAGCCGGGGAATCATGACAGCGCAACGTATGTCAACGCCGTTGATCTCGCATTCGGACGCGAGATGCATTGCAAGCGGACGCCTGCTTCAGATGGTTTGGCGGAAGACATCGCTTGCTACGTCACGAACTACGGACAGGCGAATGGCTCGAACGCGGATGATGACGCGGATTTCATCAACACTGCGAATCGGACGAATGCGTTTGCAACAGTGGCGATGGAGTACTCGAGAATCGAAAACCCATCAGGCGATGCAAACGAATTCGATCCGAACGACCACGACCGTGTCGTAAAGTTCTACGTGTACAATCAACCTGCCGGCGCGCTGGTGACGAAGGCCGATCTCGATGGCAGAGGTGCCCGGCCCGTACCGCAACTGTGCATGGTCTGTCACGGTGGAGAGTATCCATCGGGCTTTGCACAGGGAGTACCGACGTTCAACAACAAAGCATCAGTAAAAATGGGATCAGTCTTCATTCCGTTCGATTTGCGAGCGCTTCGCATCGTTGACGGTGTGGTCGTGAATGGAGCTACGCCTTACGACAAAGCGAATCAGCAAGCTGCGTTCAAGGCGCTGAATCAAACTCATGTACTCGGGACGAGTCCCGGCGCGGCAATCACTGACATGATCAACAACATGTACACGGGCGCAGCGACCGTTCAATCGGAGAACTACGTTGTGAGCGGGTGGCAAGCGAACGCTGGTCAGCAGGCGATGTACACCAATGTTGTGGCGGCGTCCTGCCGAATGTGCCATGCAAGTCGCCCCGAGCCAGCTGTGGCGCCGTTCGGACTCGATCTTCGGTTTGCTTCGGCGAGCGCCTTCACTGGTCTCGGGGGTTCAGTCCCGTCGCGCGTATGTACTCAGCGAGTAATGCCTCACGCGTTGGCGACGTACAATCGGTTTTGGCAAAGTTTGAATCCGCACCAGCCCGGGCAGCTCAAGGCCTTCGGTGATGCGCAGGTGACAGGCGGTTACGGGAACGACTGCGTGACGTTCGTTGGCACGCCACCTTCTCCCCCAGGCGTGGTGACCTTCGGGCCAGATGTTCAGCCGATACTAAGCTCGAACTGTGCTTTCTCGGGATGTCATGCGGGCGCCTCTCCGAAAGCCGGTTTGGACATGTCTGCCGGCGTCGCGTATGGCAATCTGGTAAATCGTCTGGCAACCGAGCTTGGCAGCATGAACCGGGTTACTCCTGGTAACACAGCGCAGAGTTATTTGATTCACAAGCTCAACGGCACGCAGGTCGCCGCTGGTGGCTCAGGAGTTAGAATGCCGCCTGGTGGTCCACTGTCTGCGGCGGAACTTCAAATCATTATCAAATGGGTGCAAGATGGCGCTCCGCCATGA
- a CDS encoding SAM-dependent methyltransferase, with protein sequence MLKPVRIGSLTIVGTGIRTVGQLTIEAIAWIQRADELIHLVADPVAEEVIRRLKPGRETSLQRFYAEGKQRIDSYNEMIEFILSRVRRGANVCGAFYGHPGVFAYPPHESIRRARAEGFEARMLPGISSEDCLFADLGVDPAVNGCQSYEATDFLMNDRVIDPSSQLILWQAGALGDWTYRRAGYDLKALPLLVNKLLTFYPSNHEVVIYEAAMFTGCEPVINRVALYTVAAAPITAACTLYLPPARAAAPDYRFAGQLLPS encoded by the coding sequence ATGCTGAAGCCCGTTCGAATAGGATCGTTAACGATTGTCGGCACTGGCATTCGCACCGTCGGCCAGTTGACAATTGAAGCGATTGCATGGATTCAAAGAGCGGACGAGCTCATTCACCTCGTTGCTGATCCAGTGGCAGAAGAGGTGATAAGGCGGCTCAAACCGGGCAGGGAAACTTCACTCCAGAGGTTTTACGCCGAGGGCAAGCAGCGCATCGACAGTTACAACGAAATGATCGAGTTCATACTCTCGCGTGTGAGGCGGGGCGCAAACGTGTGCGGGGCCTTTTACGGTCACCCCGGTGTGTTTGCGTACCCTCCTCATGAGTCTATTCGTCGAGCTCGAGCCGAAGGGTTTGAGGCGCGTATGCTGCCAGGCATCTCTTCTGAAGACTGCCTTTTCGCTGACCTTGGCGTGGACCCCGCAGTGAACGGTTGCCAATCGTACGAAGCCACCGACTTCCTTATGAACGACCGTGTCATTGATCCTTCGAGTCAACTCATCTTGTGGCAGGCAGGAGCATTGGGCGATTGGACATATCGACGAGCGGGATACGATCTGAAAGCTCTTCCGTTGCTGGTGAACAAACTGCTGACCTTTTACCCCTCCAACCACGAAGTGGTCATATACGAGGCTGCGATGTTTACCGGCTGCGAGCCTGTCATCAATCGGGTCGCCTTGTACACGGTTGCTGCCGCTCCTATCACGGCCGCGTGCACATTGTACCTGCCGCCTGCTAGAGCAGCAGCCCCTGATTACCGATTCGCCGGTCAGCTTCTCCCTTCCTGA
- a CDS encoding ThiF family adenylyltransferase, translating into MNDTKPAFVVGLGALGNAAIWALARTSGLTGNLFCIDPEVVELSNLQRYILTRDNSIGTTKASMAAAEFALCAPQDKNSISVEGIDATWQEFVDARGNYHFDRVLLALDSAEGRMAVQSSLPRWVTNGWTQAENLGVTRHPNFETNACVTCLYMPAGIVKSHEQLVGEALRAQTDEERLEIKRLLHLGTPVGETFVRRIA; encoded by the coding sequence TTGAACGATACAAAACCGGCATTTGTCGTTGGCCTCGGCGCCCTGGGGAATGCGGCAATCTGGGCGCTGGCACGCACGTCTGGCCTTACTGGAAACCTATTCTGTATTGATCCTGAAGTTGTGGAACTATCGAACCTCCAACGGTACATCCTTACTCGCGACAACTCAATCGGAACTACAAAAGCGTCGATGGCCGCAGCCGAGTTCGCTTTGTGCGCGCCACAGGACAAGAACTCAATTAGCGTTGAAGGGATTGATGCGACTTGGCAAGAGTTCGTCGACGCCCGTGGCAATTATCATTTTGATCGAGTCCTCCTCGCGCTCGACAGCGCCGAGGGTCGAATGGCTGTACAATCGTCGCTTCCCCGATGGGTAACAAACGGCTGGACACAAGCGGAAAACTTAGGTGTTACCCGGCACCCCAATTTCGAAACGAACGCATGCGTTACGTGTTTGTACATGCCCGCGGGCATTGTCAAAAGTCACGAACAACTTGTTGGTGAAGCGTTGCGCGCGCAGACAGATGAGGAGCGCTTAGAAATTAAACGTCTCCTACATTTAGGAACTCCAGTCGGTGAAACTTTCGTACGCCGAATCGCCTAA